A section of the Dromaius novaehollandiae isolate bDroNov1 chromosome 6, bDroNov1.hap1, whole genome shotgun sequence genome encodes:
- the MFSD13A gene encoding transmembrane protein 180 isoform X1: MGLRLLACLFHLPSAVIYGSLSLFVSILHNVFLLYYVDTFVSVYKIDKLSFWIGETVFLIWNSLNDPLFGWLSDRVFLSTQQPGAEISSPEVVLKRLRALSHNGPLFAISFLAFWVAWAHPGLQFLLCLCLYDSFLTMVDLHHNALLADLAVSAKDRTSLNFYCALFSAIGSLSVFMSYAVWNKEDFFSFRIFCVVLALCSIIGFTLSTQLLRQRFEVDGKAKWDQESTLKELYIEKNSVPPEKRITLAEYLQQLSRHRNFLWFVCMNLVQVFHCHFNSNFFPLFLEHLLSDQISVSTGSFLLGVSYIAPHLNNLYFLSLCRRCGVYAVVRGLFCLKLALSVAMLLAGPDQVYLLCIFIASNRVFTEGTCKLLNLVVTDLVDEDLVLNRRKQAASALLFGMVALVTKPGQTFAPLIGTWLLCAYTGYDIFQRNPLSNVVSAQPKLESDAAWEPALRQGCFYLLVFVPITCALLQLLSWSQFSLHGKRLQMVKAQRQSLTQGRAPEVKMI, from the exons ATGGGGTTGCGGCTGTTGGCTTGTCTTTTTCATTTGCCCAGTGCAGTGATCTACGGGTCCCTGTCGCTATTCGTTTCCATTTTGCACAACGTATTCCTCCTGTACTACGTGGACACCTTTGTCTCTGTTTACAAGATTGATAAACTGTCCTTTTGGATAGGAGAG ACTGTGTTTCTGATCTGGAACAGCCTCAATGACCCTCTGTTTGGCTGGCTGAGCGACCGGGTCTTCCTTAGCACGCAGCA gCCAGGAGCAGAGATCTCTTCCCCAGAAGTAGTTCTGAAGAGACTCAGGGCACTAAGTCACAATGGGCCCCTCTTTGCCATCTCTTTCCTGGCGTTCTGGGTTGCCTGGGCTCATCCTGGTTTGCAGTTCcttctctgcctttgcctctACGACAGCTTTCTCACCATGGTGGACCTCCATCACAACGCCTTGCTTGCAGACCTGGCTGTTTCAGCAAAGGATAGGACTAGCCTCAACTTCTACTGTGCCCTCTTCAGTGCCATCGGCTCACTCTCTGTCTTCATGTCCTATGCAGTGTGGAACAAGGAAGACTTCTTTTCCTTTCGCATATTTTGCGTGGTGCTGGCCCTCTGCTCCATCATTGGTTTTACCCTGTCAACACAGCTGCTCCGCCAGCGGTTTGAGGTTGATGGAAAAGCGAAATGGGACCAGGAATCAACACTGAAGGA gCTGTACATTGAGAAAAACTCTGTCCCTCCGGAGAAGAGGATTACCCTGGCAGAGTATCTCCAGCAGCTCTCCAGACATCGCAACTTCCTCTGGTTTGTCTGCATGAACCTAGTCCAG GTTTTTCACTGCCACTTTAACAGCAACTTCTTCCCCCTATTTCTGGAGCACCTGCTGTCAGACCAGATCTCTGTCTCTACTGGATCCTTCCTGCTAG GTGTCTCCTATATTGCCCCTCACCTCAACAACCTCTACTTTCTGTCCCTCTGTCGCCGTTGTGGGGTTTATGCTGTGGTGCGAGGACTCTTCTGCCTGAAGTTGGCTCTCAGCGTTGCCATGCTCCTTGCAGGACCCGATCAGGTGTATCTGCTCTGCATCTTCATTGCCAG CAACCGCGTGTTCACAGAAGGGACCTGTAAGTTGCTGAACCTGGTGGTCACTGACTTGGTGGATGAGGATCTAGTCCTGAACCGTAGGAAGCAGGCAGCCTCAGCGCTGCTGTTTGGGATGGTTGCTCTGGTCACCAAACCGGGCCAGACCTTTGCCCCTCTGATTGGCACCTGGCTGCTCTGTGCGTACACAG GCTACGACATTTTCCAGCGCAACCCCTTGAGCAACGTGGTGAGCGCCCAGCCGAAGCTGGAGTCTGATGCAGCCTGGGAGCCAGCTCTTCGCCAGGGCTGTTTTTACCTCCTCGTCTTCGTACCCATCACGTGTGCATTGCTGCAACTCCTCAGCTGGTCTCAATTCAGCTTGCATGGGAAGCGTCTGCAGATGGTGAAGGCTCAGCGCCAAAGTCTGACTCAAGGCCGAGCTCCAGAGGTCAAAATGATCTAG
- the ACTR1A gene encoding alpha-centractin, whose protein sequence is MESYDVIANQPVVIDNGSGVIKAGFAGDQIPKYCFPNYVGRPKHVRVMAGALEGDIFIGPKAEEHRGLLSIRYPMEHGIVKDWNDMERIWQYVYSKDQLQTFSEEHPVLLTEAPLNPRKNRERAAEVFFETFNVPALFISMQAVLSLYATGRTTGVVLDSGDGVTHAVPIYEGFAMPHSIMRIDIAGRDVSRFLRLYLRKEGYDFHTSSEFEIVKTIKERACYLSINPQKDETLETEKAQYYLPDGSTIEIGPARFRAPELLFRPDLIGEECEGLHEVLVFAIQKSDMDLRRTLFSNIVLSGGSTLFKGFGDRLLSEVKKLAPKDVKIRISAPQERLYSTWIGGSILASLDTFKKMWVSKKEYEEDGARAIHRKTF, encoded by the exons GGCTCGGGTGTGATTAAAGCTGGTTTTGCAGGTGATCAAATACCAAAATACTGCTTTCCAAACTA TGTGGGCAGACCAAAGCATGTTCGTGTTATGGCTGGTGCTTTAGAAGGGGACATTTTCATTGGTCCAAAAGCAGAG GAGCACAGAGGTCTCCTCTCAATCCGATACCCGATGGAACATGGCATAGTGAAGGACTGGAACGACATGGAGCGCATTTGGCAGTATGTCTATTCAAAAGACCAGCTTCAGACGTTCTCAGAGGAG cATCCTGTGCTTCTGACAGAAGCACCCCTAAACCCACGCAAGAACAGAGAACGCGCTGCTGAGGTGTTTTTCGAGACGTTCAATGTGCCAGCACTCTTCATCTCCATGCAAGCTGTGCTCAGTCT CTATGCTACTGGGAGGACTACAGGAGTGGTGCTGGACTCCGGGGATGGCGTTACCCATGCAGTCCCTATCTATGAAGGCTTTGCCATGCCTCACTCCATCATGCGGATTGACATTGCTGGCCGTGATGTCTCCCGCTTCCTGCGCCTCTATCTCCGGAAAGAAGGCTATGACTTCCACACATCCTCAGAGTTTGAGATTGTCAAAACCATCAAGGAG CGTGCCTGTTACCTGTCAATAAACCCCCAGAAGGATGAGACTCTGGAGACCGAGAAGGCTCAGTACTACCTGCCAGATGGCAGCACCATTGAG ATTGGCCCTGCCCGTTTCCGAGCCCCGGAGCTCCTGTTCCGGCCAGACCTGATAGGGGAGGAATGTGAAGGACTCCATGAGGTGCTGGTTTTTGCCATTCAGAAATCGGATATGGACCTGAGGCGAACGCTGTTCTCCAACATCGTGCTGTCTGGAGGCTCTACACTTTTCAAAG GTTTTGGTGACAGGCTCTTGAGCGAAGTGAAGAAACTAGCCCCCAAGGACGTCAAAATAAGG ATATCAGCTCCTCAGGAGAGATTATATTCCACATGGATCGG TGGCTCCATCCTGGCCTCACTGGACACCTTTAAGAAAATGTGGGTTTCGAAAAAGGAATATGAAGAAGACGGAGCTCGTGCCATCCACCGAAAAACCTTCTAG
- the MFSD13A gene encoding transmembrane protein 180 isoform X2 has product METVFLIWNSLNDPLFGWLSDRVFLSTQQPGAEISSPEVVLKRLRALSHNGPLFAISFLAFWVAWAHPGLQFLLCLCLYDSFLTMVDLHHNALLADLAVSAKDRTSLNFYCALFSAIGSLSVFMSYAVWNKEDFFSFRIFCVVLALCSIIGFTLSTQLLRQRFEVDGKAKWDQESTLKELYIEKNSVPPEKRITLAEYLQQLSRHRNFLWFVCMNLVQVFHCHFNSNFFPLFLEHLLSDQISVSTGSFLLGVSYIAPHLNNLYFLSLCRRCGVYAVVRGLFCLKLALSVAMLLAGPDQVYLLCIFIASNRVFTEGTCKLLNLVVTDLVDEDLVLNRRKQAASALLFGMVALVTKPGQTFAPLIGTWLLCAYTGYDIFQRNPLSNVVSAQPKLESDAAWEPALRQGCFYLLVFVPITCALLQLLSWSQFSLHGKRLQMVKAQRQSLTQGRAPEVKMI; this is encoded by the exons ATGGAG ACTGTGTTTCTGATCTGGAACAGCCTCAATGACCCTCTGTTTGGCTGGCTGAGCGACCGGGTCTTCCTTAGCACGCAGCA gCCAGGAGCAGAGATCTCTTCCCCAGAAGTAGTTCTGAAGAGACTCAGGGCACTAAGTCACAATGGGCCCCTCTTTGCCATCTCTTTCCTGGCGTTCTGGGTTGCCTGGGCTCATCCTGGTTTGCAGTTCcttctctgcctttgcctctACGACAGCTTTCTCACCATGGTGGACCTCCATCACAACGCCTTGCTTGCAGACCTGGCTGTTTCAGCAAAGGATAGGACTAGCCTCAACTTCTACTGTGCCCTCTTCAGTGCCATCGGCTCACTCTCTGTCTTCATGTCCTATGCAGTGTGGAACAAGGAAGACTTCTTTTCCTTTCGCATATTTTGCGTGGTGCTGGCCCTCTGCTCCATCATTGGTTTTACCCTGTCAACACAGCTGCTCCGCCAGCGGTTTGAGGTTGATGGAAAAGCGAAATGGGACCAGGAATCAACACTGAAGGA gCTGTACATTGAGAAAAACTCTGTCCCTCCGGAGAAGAGGATTACCCTGGCAGAGTATCTCCAGCAGCTCTCCAGACATCGCAACTTCCTCTGGTTTGTCTGCATGAACCTAGTCCAG GTTTTTCACTGCCACTTTAACAGCAACTTCTTCCCCCTATTTCTGGAGCACCTGCTGTCAGACCAGATCTCTGTCTCTACTGGATCCTTCCTGCTAG GTGTCTCCTATATTGCCCCTCACCTCAACAACCTCTACTTTCTGTCCCTCTGTCGCCGTTGTGGGGTTTATGCTGTGGTGCGAGGACTCTTCTGCCTGAAGTTGGCTCTCAGCGTTGCCATGCTCCTTGCAGGACCCGATCAGGTGTATCTGCTCTGCATCTTCATTGCCAG CAACCGCGTGTTCACAGAAGGGACCTGTAAGTTGCTGAACCTGGTGGTCACTGACTTGGTGGATGAGGATCTAGTCCTGAACCGTAGGAAGCAGGCAGCCTCAGCGCTGCTGTTTGGGATGGTTGCTCTGGTCACCAAACCGGGCCAGACCTTTGCCCCTCTGATTGGCACCTGGCTGCTCTGTGCGTACACAG GCTACGACATTTTCCAGCGCAACCCCTTGAGCAACGTGGTGAGCGCCCAGCCGAAGCTGGAGTCTGATGCAGCCTGGGAGCCAGCTCTTCGCCAGGGCTGTTTTTACCTCCTCGTCTTCGTACCCATCACGTGTGCATTGCTGCAACTCCTCAGCTGGTCTCAATTCAGCTTGCATGGGAAGCGTCTGCAGATGGTGAAGGCTCAGCGCCAAAGTCTGACTCAAGGCCGAGCTCCAGAGGTCAAAATGATCTAG